From Pantoea sp. Ep11b, the proteins below share one genomic window:
- the modE gene encoding molybdenum-dependent transcriptional regulator, whose translation MEAELSLHIRLHQKLFADPRRIALLKQIQQTGSISQGAKLAGISYKSAWDAINEMNQMADETLVERATGGKGGGGATLTRYGERLIQLFQLMEQIQQKAFDALQQDTLPLDSLLAAIARFSLQTSARNQLFGTVISNDARQVVQHLIIQLADGVTRLSVALTQRSADRLQLAAGKEVLVLIKAPWIRVSRDTTEQDNHLAATLTAIEPGELRSELLMQLASGETLCATLSNDRLHQLALQPGDAVFASFNAEEAIVASLL comes from the coding sequence ATGGAAGCCGAACTGTCCCTTCACATCCGTTTACATCAGAAACTTTTTGCCGATCCGCGACGTATTGCGCTGCTCAAACAGATTCAGCAGACCGGATCGATTAGTCAGGGCGCGAAGCTGGCCGGCATCAGCTACAAAAGTGCCTGGGATGCGATCAATGAGATGAACCAGATGGCGGATGAAACCCTGGTCGAGCGGGCCACCGGCGGTAAAGGCGGCGGCGGTGCCACCCTGACCCGCTATGGAGAGCGTCTGATTCAGCTTTTCCAGCTGATGGAGCAGATTCAGCAGAAAGCCTTTGATGCCCTGCAGCAGGACACGCTGCCGCTCGACAGTCTGCTGGCCGCCATCGCCCGTTTCTCGCTGCAGACCAGCGCCCGCAATCAGCTCTTTGGCACCGTGATCAGCAACGATGCCCGCCAGGTGGTGCAGCATCTGATTATTCAGCTGGCCGATGGCGTCACCCGGCTCAGCGTGGCGCTGACCCAGCGCAGCGCCGATCGCCTGCAACTGGCCGCCGGTAAAGAGGTGCTGGTGCTGATCAAGGCGCCGTGGATCCGCGTCAGTCGCGACACGACTGAGCAGGACAATCATCTGGCGGCCACCCTGACGGCCATTGAGCCCGGTGAGCTGAGAAGTGAACTGCTGATGCAGCTCGCCAGCGGCGAAACCCTGTGCGCGACCCTGAGCAACGATCGGCTTCATCAGCTTGCGCTACAGCCTGGCGATGCCGTGTTCGCCAGTTTCAATGCGGAGGAGGCCATCGTCGCCAGCCTGCTCTAG
- a CDS encoding AcrZ family multidrug efflux pump-associated protein yields the protein MLELLKSLAVAILMVPVVMALMLGMIYGLGEVFNIFSKVGHREKSSARSHN from the coding sequence ATGCTGGAATTACTGAAAAGCCTCGCCGTGGCGATCCTGATGGTCCCTGTGGTGATGGCACTGATGCTGGGTATGATTTATGGCCTGGGTGAAGTGTTCAACATCTTCTCGAAAGTGGGGCACCGCGAAAAATCTTCCGCCCGTTCGCATAATTAA
- the modA gene encoding molybdate ABC transporter substrate-binding protein yields MSLSFHRWGLAALVTVSLAGQAVAADNITLFAAASLTNAVRDIASRYQQEKGVKVVTSFASSSTLARQIEQGAPADLFISADQQWMDDAVAKKSVITRSRFTLLGNDLVLVAPRRAAARAVTLDAQTDWKTLLHGERLAVGDPDHVPAGIYAKEALQTLGAWPVVAPLLAPANNVRAALALVERNETPYGIVYGSDAIASDKVAVVGRFPASSHKPVEYPLAIVNDRDTASVKAFYDYLKGPQAAAIFKHYGFTPTK; encoded by the coding sequence ATGTCATTATCTTTTCATCGCTGGGGCCTTGCGGCGCTGGTGACCGTTTCGCTGGCCGGGCAGGCTGTGGCAGCCGATAACATTACCCTGTTTGCGGCGGCTTCCCTGACCAACGCCGTTCGGGACATTGCCAGCCGTTATCAGCAGGAAAAAGGGGTGAAAGTCGTCACCTCTTTCGCCTCCTCGTCAACGCTGGCGCGCCAGATTGAGCAGGGTGCGCCTGCCGATCTCTTTATCTCTGCCGATCAGCAGTGGATGGACGATGCGGTGGCGAAAAAAAGCGTGATTACCCGCAGTCGCTTTACCCTGCTGGGCAACGATCTGGTGCTGGTTGCCCCTCGCCGTGCCGCCGCCCGCGCGGTCACGCTGGACGCACAGACCGACTGGAAAACCCTGCTGCACGGCGAACGTCTGGCGGTCGGCGATCCGGACCACGTTCCGGCGGGGATCTATGCGAAAGAGGCGCTGCAGACGCTGGGGGCCTGGCCGGTGGTGGCACCCCTGTTAGCGCCTGCAAACAATGTGCGGGCGGCGCTGGCGCTGGTTGAGCGTAACGAAACCCCTTACGGCATCGTCTACGGCTCCGACGCGATCGCCAGTGATAAGGTGGCGGTGGTGGGGCGTTTTCCGGCCTCCAGCCACAAGCCCGTGGAATATCCGCTGGCGATTGTGAACGATCGCGACACGGCCAGCGTAAAAGCGTTTTATGATTACCTGAAAGGGCCGCAGGCCGCGGCGATCTTCAAACATTACGGATTTACACCGACGAAATGA
- the modB gene encoding molybdate ABC transporter permease subunit, giving the protein MILSDPEWQAVVLSLKVSGIAVLGSLPFGILMAWILVRCRFPGKALLDSLIHLPLVLPPVVVGYLLLITLGRRGIIGEKFYDWFGFSFAFSWRGAALASAVIAFPLMVRAIRLALEAVDSRLEQAARTLGAGRWRVFLTITLPLTLPGVIVGTVLAFARSLGEFGATITFVSNIPGETRTLPLAMYTLIETPGAEGAAARLCVIAIVLALASLLASEWLARQSRKRMGN; this is encoded by the coding sequence ATGATACTCAGCGATCCCGAATGGCAGGCGGTAGTGCTTAGCCTTAAAGTCTCTGGCATAGCCGTGCTTGGCAGTCTGCCGTTTGGCATCCTGATGGCGTGGATTCTGGTGCGCTGCCGTTTTCCCGGCAAGGCGCTGCTCGACAGCCTGATCCACCTGCCGCTGGTGCTGCCGCCGGTGGTGGTGGGCTATCTGCTGCTGATTACCCTGGGCCGCCGCGGCATCATCGGAGAAAAGTTCTACGACTGGTTCGGGTTCAGCTTCGCGTTCAGCTGGCGCGGAGCCGCACTGGCGTCGGCCGTGATTGCGTTTCCGTTGATGGTGCGCGCCATCCGTCTGGCGCTGGAGGCGGTGGATAGCCGGCTGGAGCAGGCGGCACGCACGCTGGGCGCCGGCCGCTGGCGGGTCTTCCTGACCATCACGCTGCCGCTGACTCTGCCGGGCGTGATCGTCGGCACGGTGCTGGCTTTTGCCCGATCGCTGGGCGAGTTCGGCGCCACCATCACCTTTGTCTCGAATATTCCCGGCGAGACGCGCACGCTGCCGCTGGCGATGTATACCCTGATCGAAACGCCCGGCGCGGAAGGGGCGGCGGCGCGGCTCTGCGTTATCGCTATCGTGCTGGCGCTCGCCTCGCTGCTGGCGTCGGAATGGCTGGCACGGCAGAGCCGCAAGCGGATGGGGAACTGA
- the modC gene encoding molybdenum ABC transporter ATP-binding protein ModC produces the protein MLSLNFTQQQGDHQLEIDLQIPARGITAIFGVSGAGKTSLINAISGLTQPQHGRIQLKDRLLFDAEQQISLPPEKRRIGYVFQDARLFPHYRVRGNLQYGMASGMKAQFDNLVSLLGLEALLARFPRSLSGGEKQRVAIGRALLTAPDMLLLDEPLASLDLPRKRELMPYLQKLAKQVDIPMLYVSHSLEEILQLADNVLVLDAGKVKAFGPLERVWSSSAMRPWLPVSELTSVLRVQVLEQHPDYPMTALSLGDQHIWVSRVNQPVKTPLRIRIASADVSLALQPPQHSSIRNILPAQVVELLEVGDQVEVKLRIGISELWARITPWARDELGIRPDQWLYAQIKSVSVTP, from the coding sequence ATGCTATCACTTAACTTTACTCAGCAGCAGGGCGACCACCAGCTGGAGATAGACCTGCAGATCCCGGCCAGGGGGATCACCGCCATCTTTGGTGTCTCCGGCGCCGGGAAAACCTCGCTGATCAACGCCATCAGCGGCCTGACGCAGCCGCAGCACGGACGCATCCAGCTGAAAGATCGTCTGCTGTTCGACGCGGAGCAGCAGATCTCGCTGCCGCCGGAGAAGCGGCGCATCGGCTATGTGTTCCAGGATGCGCGGCTGTTTCCGCACTATCGGGTGCGGGGCAACCTGCAATATGGCATGGCATCGGGGATGAAAGCGCAGTTCGATAATCTGGTGTCGCTGCTGGGCCTGGAGGCGCTGCTGGCTCGCTTTCCCCGGTCGCTGTCGGGCGGGGAAAAACAGCGGGTGGCGATAGGCCGTGCACTGCTGACCGCACCGGATATGCTGCTGCTGGATGAGCCGCTGGCGTCGCTGGATCTGCCGCGTAAACGGGAACTGATGCCCTATCTGCAGAAGCTGGCGAAGCAGGTCGATATCCCCATGCTCTACGTTTCGCACAGCCTGGAGGAGATCCTGCAGCTGGCCGATAATGTGCTGGTGCTGGATGCGGGCAAAGTCAAAGCTTTTGGTCCGCTGGAGCGGGTCTGGAGCAGCAGCGCGATGCGGCCGTGGCTGCCGGTGAGCGAGCTGACCAGCGTGCTGCGGGTGCAGGTGCTGGAACAGCATCCCGACTATCCGATGACAGCACTGTCGCTGGGCGATCAGCACATCTGGGTCAGCCGGGTGAATCAGCCGGTCAAAACGCCGCTGCGTATCCGCATCGCGTCAGCCGACGTTTCGCTGGCGCTGCAACCGCCGCAGCACAGCTCGATCCGCAACATCTTACCGGCGCAGGTGGTGGAGCTGCTGGAGGTCGGAGATCAGGTTGAGGTGAAGCTGCGCATCGGCATCAGCGAACTCTGGGCGCGCATCACGCCCTGGGCGCGTGATGAGCTGGGCATCCGGCCCGATCAGTGGCTGTATGCCCAGATAAAGAGCGTCTCGGTGACGCCCTGA
- a CDS encoding pyridoxal phosphatase, with protein sequence MRYRVIALDLDGTLLTPAKTILPQSIEALNQARQAGVHVAIVTGRHHCAIHPFYQALQLDTPAICCNGTYLYDYQAKKVLAADPLEPARALQVIEMLDRQQIHGLLYVDDAMLYQTPTGHVTRTLKWAESLPPHQRPLFRQVPDLAQAARDAGAIWKFALSHENIPELQQFARTVEAELGLACEWSWHDQVDIAKGGNSKGRRLAQWVESLGLTMDDVIAFGDNYNDLSMLETAGLGVAMGNADEAIRARAKVVIGTNLEPGIADTLYRYVL encoded by the coding sequence ATGCGCTACCGTGTCATTGCCCTCGACCTCGACGGCACGCTGCTGACCCCAGCTAAAACGATTCTGCCGCAGTCAATTGAAGCCCTGAACCAGGCACGCCAGGCAGGCGTGCATGTCGCTATCGTTACCGGACGCCATCACTGCGCCATTCACCCTTTTTACCAGGCATTACAACTGGATACACCCGCAATCTGCTGTAATGGCACCTACCTGTATGATTACCAGGCGAAAAAGGTGCTGGCCGCCGATCCGCTGGAACCGGCGCGGGCTTTACAGGTGATTGAGATGCTGGATCGTCAGCAGATTCACGGGCTGCTCTATGTGGATGACGCGATGCTCTATCAGACCCCGACCGGTCATGTGACGCGCACCCTGAAATGGGCCGAATCTCTGCCGCCCCACCAGCGCCCGCTGTTCCGTCAGGTGCCCGACCTGGCGCAGGCTGCGCGTGACGCCGGTGCGATCTGGAAGTTTGCCCTGTCGCACGAAAACATCCCCGAACTGCAGCAGTTCGCCCGCACGGTTGAAGCGGAGCTGGGCCTGGCGTGTGAGTGGTCCTGGCACGATCAGGTGGATATCGCGAAGGGGGGTAACAGCAAAGGCAGACGGCTGGCGCAGTGGGTCGAATCACTGGGCCTTACCATGGATGATGTGATTGCGTTCGGCGATAACTATAACGATCTCAGCATGCTGGAAACGGCCGGGCTCGGCGTAGCGATGGGCAATGCCGATGAGGCGATCCGGGCGCGGGCGAAAGTGGTGATCGGCACCAACCTGGAACCCGGTATTGCCGATACCCTCTATCGGTACGTGCTGTAA